Proteins encoded in a region of the Cytobacillus pseudoceanisediminis genome:
- a CDS encoding MFS transporter — protein sequence MLKGNKRWLYIAVPIFFFWFFGQIDKLGISVIQTDPGFMSDLGLTGADKNAKIGLITFIFTISYAVSNIFWGFVIDKAGPRKTAVFGLFIWTATMIAGGLATSYEMFLISRVILGFGEGMMIPVCGKFISNWFNQRELGRAQSTWLAGNYFGPACGAVILTLVLATFHWEAAFFFLAAFNLFIVIPMFWFLTRDTPEEHYAIDKEELAYIRKSDGTEKPKKSFAQDYRYWIVWFGMLMSSFLFFGISIWLPTYLVEAKSFSREAMTGITSLSWLFALGFVLSCGFLADKTRRPSLLATILFSLTAVFLTAAIFAPHPVLAGICMGLAMGTQGGVFHLSNLFIVKFSTPETAGRAAGLMGFTNILGGFSSYIMGWMRDLAGGDFGPSIVMLIIAASLGFIAYIFTIKKEAAELRIEQIPPNRKVIV from the coding sequence ATGCTGAAAGGGAACAAAAGATGGCTCTATATTGCTGTGCCTATATTCTTTTTCTGGTTTTTTGGACAAATTGATAAACTGGGAATCTCGGTTATTCAAACGGATCCTGGCTTCATGAGTGATCTGGGGCTTACAGGGGCAGACAAAAATGCCAAAATTGGCTTAATAACATTTATCTTTACTATCTCTTACGCCGTTTCAAATATATTCTGGGGCTTTGTTATTGATAAAGCAGGTCCGCGGAAAACAGCTGTATTCGGGCTGTTCATTTGGACTGCGACCATGATTGCAGGCGGTTTGGCAACTTCCTATGAGATGTTTTTAATCAGCAGGGTAATTCTTGGATTCGGTGAAGGGATGATGATTCCGGTCTGCGGAAAATTCATTTCAAATTGGTTTAACCAGCGGGAACTTGGCCGGGCACAATCTACCTGGCTCGCGGGCAATTATTTCGGACCTGCCTGTGGTGCTGTTATATTGACTTTAGTGCTTGCAACCTTTCATTGGGAAGCTGCGTTTTTCTTCCTAGCTGCTTTTAATCTGTTTATTGTTATTCCAATGTTTTGGTTCCTTACTCGGGATACTCCTGAAGAACATTATGCAATTGATAAGGAAGAGCTTGCGTATATCCGCAAGTCTGATGGCACTGAAAAACCAAAGAAAAGCTTTGCACAGGACTACCGCTATTGGATCGTTTGGTTTGGCATGTTAATGTCATCGTTTTTGTTTTTCGGAATCAGCATTTGGCTGCCTACTTATCTCGTTGAGGCGAAAAGTTTCTCAAGAGAAGCAATGACGGGGATTACCTCATTATCCTGGCTGTTTGCTCTGGGCTTTGTCTTATCCTGCGGATTTTTGGCTGACAAAACAAGACGTCCAAGCTTGCTGGCCACGATTCTGTTCAGTTTAACGGCAGTCTTCTTAACAGCAGCTATTTTTGCACCACATCCGGTTCTGGCTGGTATTTGTATGGGACTCGCAATGGGAACTCAAGGCGGGGTGTTCCACTTAAGCAATTTATTTATCGTAAAATTTTCAACCCCGGAAACAGCAGGGCGCGCTGCCGGTCTTATGGGATTCACTAATATTTTAGGCGGTTTTTCAAGCTATATCATGGGATGGATGAGAGACCTTGCAGGCGGGGACTTTGGCCCATCGATTGTTATGCTTATCATTGCAGCAAGCTTAGGCTTCATCGCTTATATATTTACAATCAAAAAAGAGGCAGCTGAACTTCGAATTGAGCAGATTCCTCCAAATAGAAAAGTAATCGTATAA
- a CDS encoding cupin domain-containing protein: MRYIGRGATANNDSNVIAAEHFTLSTMVLPAGCVGPLHLHDDVEEVFFILKGSVKALIQEVGKDEVHEIRLNERDCISSPPGVYRGIHNDGDEEALMLVMLGAVKPNLPTYPKGSALEELRIQRAKEREAIINGK, translated from the coding sequence ATGAGATATATTGGCCGCGGGGCAACAGCGAATAATGATTCAAATGTAATCGCAGCGGAACATTTCACACTCAGCACGATGGTGCTTCCAGCTGGATGTGTTGGACCTCTTCATCTTCACGATGATGTGGAAGAAGTATTCTTTATTCTTAAAGGGAGTGTAAAGGCTCTTATCCAGGAAGTAGGCAAGGATGAAGTACATGAAATTCGTCTGAATGAGCGTGACTGCATCAGTTCTCCTCCGGGAGTGTACCGCGGCATTCATAATGATGGCGATGAAGAAGCGTTAATGCTGGTTATGCTTGGAGCAGTAAAACCAAATCTTCCTACATATCCGAAAGGGAGTGCTCTTGAAGAGCTGCGCATTCAGCGTGCGAAAGAAAGAGAAGCTATCATCAACGGAAAATAA
- a CDS encoding VOC family protein has product MLGITHLRHISLITPVLEEQAEFYEKIWGLDKVSEDGDSVYFRGAGSENHILNLKRGEKAGLHHIAFGMVDKNAVDRAAEILASKGIPVISPPGYLDEEGKGYGLRFADPENRCIELSAWVEMHTTIWNKKNVDPVKLNHVVMNTADLDMITDFYTNILGFKVTDWSEHQMSFLRCNRKHHSLAFNQDQHASVNHIAYEVDTVDEVMRGISNVRKAGYQELWGPGRHGPGNNIFCYFQDPAKFVMEYTCYLETIEDEEEWVARVWKRVPHLMDQWGIAGPPKPEARAAMGGKPDPGWVNVNALT; this is encoded by the coding sequence ATGTTAGGTATTACTCACTTGAGGCACATTAGTCTCATTACTCCAGTTCTTGAGGAGCAGGCTGAGTTTTACGAGAAGATTTGGGGACTTGATAAGGTATCCGAGGATGGGGATTCTGTCTATTTCAGGGGTGCTGGTTCAGAGAATCATATTTTAAATTTGAAGCGGGGAGAAAAAGCGGGGCTTCACCATATTGCATTTGGAATGGTTGATAAGAACGCCGTTGACAGGGCAGCGGAGATTCTGGCTTCCAAGGGTATCCCGGTTATTTCACCGCCGGGCTATTTAGATGAAGAAGGTAAAGGGTACGGACTTCGCTTTGCTGATCCGGAAAACCGCTGCATTGAACTTTCAGCATGGGTGGAAATGCACACGACTATCTGGAATAAGAAGAATGTGGATCCGGTGAAGCTGAATCATGTTGTCATGAATACGGCAGACCTGGATATGATTACAGATTTTTATACTAATATTTTAGGATTTAAGGTAACTGATTGGAGCGAACATCAAATGTCTTTCCTCCGCTGCAACAGGAAGCATCACTCACTTGCCTTCAATCAGGACCAGCATGCATCTGTCAATCATATTGCCTATGAGGTAGACACGGTGGATGAAGTCATGCGGGGGATTTCAAACGTCAGAAAAGCAGGTTATCAGGAGCTTTGGGGGCCTGGACGCCATGGACCGGGAAATAACATCTTCTGTTACTTTCAGGATCCTGCCAAATTTGTCATGGAATACACGTGTTATTTAGAAACCATTGAAGATGAGGAAGAATGGGTGGCTCGAGTATGGAAAAGGGTTCCACACCTGATGGATCAATGGGGAATAGCCGGACCTCCAAAACCTGAAGCACGTGCAGCGATGGGCGGAAAGCCTGATCCAGGTTGGGTTAACGTGAATGCATTAACCTAA